The genomic interval GCACGATCGTCGCGACGGCGCCGGATCAGTTGACGACCATCAGCAGACGCGTCGACGGCTGGTCGTCGACCGTGCATCTGAACGGCTCCCACGACCGCATCCTGGCCGATTTGAACGCGGATCTGCGCGACCGCGCCGTGGCGCCGGCCGAGAAATTCACCTTCGCGTACAAAGGCGCGACCTTGACCGGTTGGCTGGTCACGCCGCCGGGGACGCCGCTCCCGCACAAGCTGCCGGCCATCGTGTCGATCTACGGCGGATCGATGTACGGCGACACGGTACCGATCTATGCGCGCACGGACATGCCGGTGCCCCAGCTCGGCGCCCAGCTTTTCGCGGCGCAAGGCTATGCCGTCATCTATCCGAGCACGCCACTGGGCGCGGGCGCCGACACGGACATGATGGCAACACTGGCCGGCGAGGCGGTCGCCGCCGTCGATGCCCTCGCCGCCAAGGAGATCGTCGATCCCGCCCGCGTCGGCATCACCGGTCAGAGCTTCGGCGGATTTTCGACCGCGGCGGTTCTGGCCGAACGCTCCGACCGTTTCCGGGCGGGCGTCGCCCTGGCGGGCATATATGACTGGGTCCACGGCTACGGCCTGCGCGACATGGCGGCAATGCTGGACGGCGGCAGCGACATGCTGGCGCCCGAGATCCTGATGATCGAATCGAGCCAGGCCCGGCTTGCCAGGCCCTTCTGGGATTCGCCGGACGCCTATATCCGCAACAGCCCGATCTTCCGCGCCGACAAGATCGACGCGCCGCTGCTGCTGCTGCACGGCGATCTCGACATGGCTGTGACGGGCCTGTCGGGCGCCGAACGGCTGTACAACGCGATGCTGCGGGCCGGCAAAACGGCGGCGCTGGTGCGCTATTGGGGCGAAGGCCATGTCGCGGTCGACGACTGGGCGATCCGCGATCAGTGGCAGCGGATGAACGCCTGGTTCGACTTCTATCTCAAGGGAGCGAAGCCGGCTGCCGCGCATGACTAGAACAGCGTTCCAACCGTTCCTGTTGCTTGCCTGCCTGGCGCTTGCCGGATGCGCCTGCGGCGACGCGTTCATGCCGGTCGCCGGCGAGACGCCGCATGCCATGCAGCTTCGCTATCTCGACTGGAGCGCCCATCGTCCCGGCTGGTCGCACAGCGCCAGCGGATTGCTCTATCGCCGGATCGGGGACGCCCATCCATCCGGCGCCGTGCCCAAACCCGATTCCATCGTGACGGTGGCGTGCGACGGCCATTTCGTCGACGGCAAGCCGTTCTTCGCGACCGAACCGGACAAGCCACTCGTCGCGCCGGTGACGAAGTTCATCAAGGGCTGGCAGGAAGGCCTGTTGCTGATGCATGCGGGCGAAAGCTTCGAATTCGTGCTGCCGCCCGACCTTGCCTATGGCGAGAAGGGCCGGCCGCCGCAAATCCCGCCCGATGCCGCATTGCTGTTCAAGATAGAGCTGCTGGCCGTCGTCCAGCCAAGCGAGAGGACCGCACCATGATCCCGACCCTTCGCCGTTGTGCGGTGCTTGCCGCCGCGATTGCGCTCGGCTGTTTCGCGAGCGTCGCCGAACCGCCGGCGGCCGGCGCGCCGCATCCGGTCACCCTCGACGACATGACGGCGATGGAAAGCGTCCAGCGCATCGAGATCGCGGGCGGCGGGCGCTTCGTGCTCTATGATAAGCACGGCCCGAACGAAGGCTTCACGGATTACGGCATCGACGATCCGAGCGCATCGAGCCGTATCTATGTCTACGACCGCGCCGCCGGCACGACCAGGCGGCTGCTCGACGGTTTCGCCTTTCCCAATTGGATGGGCGCGGTTTCGCCCAGCGGCGGCAAGCTCGCGATCTATTGGTTCGAGAACGGCCATGTCAAAGCGGGCGTCGTCGATCTGGCCGGCGGCAAGCTCACCGGTTTCGCCTTCACGCCGACCTTCGATTTCCAGGTGAGCGCGCCGGTCTGGGTGTCGGACAGCACGCTGATCTATGCCGCCGATCCCGATGGGGCCTTCTCGCCGCGCACCGATTTTCGCCGCCGCGCCGCGCTGATCCAGGAAGAAGGCCAGCGCCGCGCCTGGCAAGGCGGGTCCTCGGCGATGGTGCTGGAGAACCGGCCGGCCGGCACCCTGCCGGAGTGGCGGCCCGGTTCGCTGCTGCGTGTCGACGCCGACAGCGGCAAGACCGAAACTTTGG from Rhizomicrobium sp. carries:
- a CDS encoding FKBP-type peptidyl-prolyl cis-trans isomerase is translated as MTRTAFQPFLLLACLALAGCACGDAFMPVAGETPHAMQLRYLDWSAHRPGWSHSASGLLYRRIGDAHPSGAVPKPDSIVTVACDGHFVDGKPFFATEPDKPLVAPVTKFIKGWQEGLLLMHAGESFEFVLPPDLAYGEKGRPPQIPPDAALLFKIELLAVVQPSERTAP